A region of Micromonospora chokoriensis DNA encodes the following proteins:
- a CDS encoding SDR family oxidoreductase, protein MTVKIAVLGGTGLIGSQVVKILQSAGHEAVPHSLSTGVDLLTGQGLTEALTGADVVVNLTNSPTFDDASPAFFQTTMDNLLAAAGSAGVGHAVVLSIVGVDQVPDLAYYRAKVLQEDILKAGPVPYSIVRATQFFEFVEAILSWTADDTTVRLPETPVQPMAAADVAQAVADVSMGAPLQGIRNVAGPDVFALDELGRITLAARGDQRTVTTESAGMFAAVPGDVLTAPAGSVIAPTAYREWLGRQG, encoded by the coding sequence ATGACCGTGAAGATCGCCGTACTGGGTGGGACCGGCCTCATCGGGTCGCAGGTCGTCAAGATCTTGCAATCCGCCGGGCACGAGGCGGTGCCGCACTCGCTGTCCACCGGGGTGGACCTGCTCACCGGGCAGGGCCTCACCGAGGCGCTCACCGGCGCCGACGTCGTCGTCAACCTGACGAACTCGCCGACCTTCGACGACGCCTCCCCCGCCTTCTTCCAGACGACCATGGACAACCTCCTGGCCGCCGCCGGCAGCGCGGGCGTCGGACACGCGGTGGTGCTCTCCATCGTCGGCGTCGACCAGGTGCCCGACCTGGCCTACTACCGCGCCAAGGTCCTCCAGGAGGACATCCTCAAGGCCGGCCCCGTGCCGTACTCGATCGTGCGCGCCACCCAGTTCTTCGAGTTCGTCGAGGCGATCCTGTCCTGGACCGCCGACGACACCACCGTCCGCCTGCCCGAGACCCCGGTGCAGCCCATGGCCGCCGCCGACGTGGCACAGGCCGTCGCCGACGTCAGCATGGGCGCGCCCCTGCAGGGCATCCGCAACGTCGCCGGCCCCGACGTCTTCGCCCTCGACGAGTTGGGCCGGATCACCCTCGCCGCCCGCGGCGACCAGCGCACCGTCACCACCGAGAGCGCCGGCATGTTCGCCGCCGTCCCCGGTGACGTCCTCACCGCCCCCGCCGGGTCCGTCATCGCTCCCACCGCCTACCGGGAGTGGCTCGGCCGCCAGGGCTGA
- a CDS encoding HNH endonuclease, with the protein MLSQVKGLTPHFTAETLRGYLLDRSVRRDQGCLIVRGYGSQRGVYQKVAGRAWAHIAAYVVFVGDFDPDLDVQHLCGVPDCIEPTHLRQVSRADNCRTRMQQPYCRNGHEREIDPANGRYRKVCRVCNNEAQKRWRARQAAEVAAARATHGRSTA; encoded by the coding sequence ATGCTGTCGCAGGTGAAGGGCTTGACGCCGCATTTCACTGCGGAGACCCTTCGCGGGTACCTCCTCGATCGTTCGGTCCGTCGGGACCAGGGCTGCCTGATCGTGCGCGGCTACGGCAGCCAGCGGGGCGTCTACCAGAAGGTCGCCGGTCGGGCGTGGGCGCACATCGCGGCCTACGTCGTGTTCGTCGGCGACTTCGATCCGGACCTCGATGTGCAGCACCTCTGCGGGGTGCCCGACTGCATCGAGCCCACCCACCTGCGACAGGTGAGCCGCGCCGACAACTGCCGCACCCGCATGCAGCAACCGTACTGCCGCAACGGGCACGAGCGGGAGATCGATCCCGCGAACGGTCGCTACCGCAAGGTCTGCCGAGTGTGCAACAACGAGGCGCAGAAGAGGTGGCGCGCGCGCCAGGCCGCCGAAGTCGCCGCAGCCCGTGCCACGCACGGCCGCTCGACGGCCTGA
- a CDS encoding RrF2 family transcriptional regulator, which yields MKMSGGVEWALHCCVVLTASDTPVPAAKLAELHDVSSSYLAKQLQSLARAGLIHSVQGKSGGYVLTRAPESVTLLDVVRAVDGPGPSFVCTEIRQRGPFATPADACTTPCPVARAMWAAEDAWRQALAAVTIADLARDVDSNSGPEALAGIQTWLTSGAG from the coding sequence ATGAAGATGTCCGGCGGGGTCGAGTGGGCGCTGCACTGCTGCGTGGTCCTCACGGCCAGCGACACGCCCGTCCCGGCGGCCAAGCTGGCGGAGCTGCACGACGTGTCCAGCAGCTACCTCGCCAAGCAGCTCCAGTCCCTCGCCCGCGCCGGGCTGATCCACTCCGTGCAGGGCAAGTCCGGCGGTTACGTCCTCACCCGCGCCCCGGAGAGCGTCACGCTGCTCGACGTGGTGCGCGCCGTCGACGGGCCCGGGCCCAGCTTCGTCTGCACCGAGATCCGCCAGCGGGGCCCGTTCGCGACCCCGGCCGACGCCTGCACGACGCCGTGCCCGGTCGCCCGCGCCATGTGGGCAGCCGAGGACGCCTGGCGGCAGGCGCTCGCCGCCGTCACGATCGCCGATCTCGCCCGCGACGTCGACAGCAACTCCGGCCCCGAGGCGCTGGCCGGCATCCAGACCTGGCTCACCAGCGGAGCCGGCTGA
- a CDS encoding FtsX-like permease family protein has protein sequence MSRAVLVGPWRVALRIARRSALRHRGRSALILLMLLIPAYAGTVLTASWSNLSGTSAQETTFTLGSADLIIDAASLPEIEAALPSGSVTTGLTQARTVVRTPDGLRTSQYEAADPNNALHHGRYVLRAGRAPDGPSEVAVTRAMADELGVRAGSRITAGMPQRDLTVVGVIDWSRSLRASGLLVPRDFPLSAARSKLMVQLPNDDEWLPPRTDVGSATMSVLSRTDMAPTAGERQMEAATAVLVVSFAGAQLVLLVGAAFLVGAARQRRELAVVAAAGATRRQVRLVVLAGGLLLGALAAAAGVILGLSTFAAAGPLIERIADHPLIDVSMPAWQLVGVVGVTVAIAVLATLLPARAIRQRFVRGALGGQRDQSRLDAAGAVAAVGLIGVGTLALVVSGTPQGRSMVLAAGGIALLLGVVACTPALVQATGRLAGELPMPARLAVRHAVRHRLRTSAAMGAVIAAVAGSVALALAGAARGEAAPTRVEARPGQVLMPVEAAEVLGPVGLNRMTAALPTRAAVTLRTATNLHANIAYQNLPGSPTDPSAMVGAEQRDIAVGTADIVQVVTGRGATDAERVALEHGDAVAFNDTLVATGNVVLSAVGQAPTSVPAVVATRGEYFTKLPGLLISPETAQRLGVDAQPRLIVVDTTRTPTQAELAEANEVLLRAQLTAAKPAPSPLIIETAAATGQSSRQVTTMFYVLAAVSALVTIVASTVAVGLAAVELRPDMATMAAVGATPRIRRSITVTQALVIAGVGAVLGLIAGIGPAAAYVSYSTELRWHVPWTALLIIVLVPPALAMAVAVRLARGKLPLVRRAS, from the coding sequence GTGAGTCGCGCAGTCCTGGTCGGCCCGTGGCGCGTCGCGCTGCGCATCGCCCGCCGTTCCGCGCTGCGTCATCGCGGACGAAGCGCTCTCATCCTGCTGATGTTGCTCATCCCCGCCTACGCCGGAACGGTCCTCACGGCGAGCTGGAGCAACCTCAGCGGCACCTCGGCGCAGGAGACCACCTTCACGCTGGGCAGCGCCGACCTGATCATCGATGCCGCCAGCCTTCCCGAGATCGAGGCTGCGCTGCCATCGGGCAGCGTTACCACCGGGTTGACGCAGGCCCGCACCGTGGTGCGGACCCCGGACGGGTTGCGGACGTCGCAGTACGAAGCCGCAGATCCGAACAATGCCCTCCATCACGGTCGGTACGTCCTGCGGGCCGGACGAGCCCCCGACGGACCCTCCGAGGTGGCGGTAACCCGGGCCATGGCCGACGAGCTGGGAGTACGGGCGGGAAGCCGGATCACCGCGGGCATGCCGCAGCGCGACCTCACCGTTGTCGGTGTCATCGACTGGAGTCGGTCTCTGCGGGCGTCAGGGCTACTCGTACCGCGTGACTTTCCCTTGTCCGCGGCGCGCAGCAAGTTGATGGTGCAGCTACCGAACGACGATGAATGGTTGCCCCCGCGCACCGACGTTGGCTCGGCCACCATGTCGGTCCTGTCCAGGACCGACATGGCGCCGACAGCCGGCGAGCGCCAGATGGAGGCGGCCACGGCTGTGTTAGTGGTCAGCTTCGCCGGCGCGCAGCTCGTGCTTCTGGTCGGTGCGGCGTTTCTCGTCGGAGCTGCTCGTCAGCGTCGGGAGTTGGCCGTGGTAGCCGCTGCCGGCGCGACGCGCCGGCAGGTCAGGCTGGTTGTCCTGGCCGGAGGGTTGCTGCTCGGTGCGCTCGCCGCGGCGGCCGGCGTGATCCTGGGACTGTCGACGTTCGCCGCCGCTGGACCGCTCATCGAACGCATCGCCGACCACCCGTTGATCGACGTGTCGATGCCGGCCTGGCAGTTGGTGGGGGTCGTCGGCGTTACCGTGGCCATTGCTGTGCTGGCGACGCTGCTGCCGGCCCGCGCGATCCGGCAGCGTTTCGTCCGCGGCGCATTGGGCGGGCAGCGGGACCAGTCGAGGCTGGACGCTGCCGGTGCGGTCGCAGCCGTAGGCCTCATTGGCGTGGGAACACTGGCGCTGGTGGTGTCCGGCACCCCGCAGGGGCGGTCAATGGTGCTCGCCGCCGGCGGCATCGCTCTTCTCCTCGGTGTGGTGGCCTGCACTCCCGCACTGGTGCAGGCAACCGGACGACTCGCCGGCGAGCTTCCCATGCCGGCCCGTCTAGCGGTGCGTCACGCGGTTAGGCATCGGCTTCGCACGTCCGCCGCGATGGGCGCGGTGATCGCCGCCGTCGCCGGCAGCGTCGCGCTGGCGCTGGCAGGCGCGGCGCGCGGTGAGGCCGCCCCGACGCGGGTCGAGGCTCGACCCGGCCAGGTGCTGATGCCTGTCGAAGCCGCCGAAGTGCTCGGGCCGGTGGGGCTGAACCGGATGACGGCCGCCTTACCGACCCGGGCCGCCGTCACGCTGCGAACTGCGACGAACCTCCACGCCAACATCGCCTACCAGAACCTGCCGGGCAGCCCCACCGACCCTTCCGCGATGGTCGGCGCGGAGCAACGGGACATCGCAGTGGGCACGGCGGACATCGTCCAGGTGGTGACCGGCCGCGGCGCGACCGACGCCGAACGGGTCGCCCTCGAACATGGCGACGCGGTGGCTTTCAACGACACTCTCGTCGCCACCGGTAACGTCGTGCTGTCAGCGGTCGGCCAGGCACCCACCTCGGTGCCCGCAGTCGTGGCTACCCGTGGTGAGTACTTCACCAAGCTTCCAGGCTTGCTGATCTCCCCCGAAACCGCGCAGCGACTCGGCGTGGACGCGCAACCACGGCTGATCGTGGTGGACACGACCCGTACGCCGACGCAGGCTGAGCTGGCAGAGGCGAACGAGGTGCTGCTGCGAGCTCAGTTGACCGCCGCGAAACCCGCGCCGTCGCCACTCATCATCGAGACGGCGGCGGCGACGGGTCAGTCTTCACGCCAGGTGACGACGATGTTCTACGTCCTGGCCGCAGTGAGCGCTCTGGTCACCATTGTGGCCAGTACGGTGGCGGTCGGTTTGGCTGCGGTGGAACTTCGCCCTGACATGGCCACCATGGCCGCCGTCGGCGCGACTCCTCGGATCCGGCGGAGTATCACCGTGACGCAGGCGCTGGTCATCGCCGGAGTGGGTGCCGTGCTCGGCCTGATAGCAGGCATTGGTCCGGCGGCGGCCTACGTCAGTTACAGCACCGAACTCCGCTGGCACGTACCGTGGACCGCGTTGTTGATCATCGTGCTGGTGCCGCCCGCGCTGGCGATGGCAGTAGCGGTCCGCTTGGCGCGCGGGAAGCTCCCGCTCGTGCGACGCGCCAGCTGA
- a CDS encoding GNAT family N-acetyltransferase yields the protein MATEAAAALLDWGVTEFGLHRVYGRCHARPGGGGNGDGGGGGGLPITGASVFTVAAAGIPLVLIGVVALWHTRRIRWVVRK from the coding sequence TTGGCCACCGAGGCCGCCGCGGCGTTGCTGGACTGGGGTGTCACCGAGTTCGGGCTGCATCGTGTCTACGGTCGGTGCCACGCGCGCCCGGGTGGCGGCGGGAACGGCGACGGTGGCGGAGGTGGCGGCCTGCCGATCACCGGTGCGTCCGTCTTCACCGTCGCGGCGGCCGGAATCCCGCTGGTGCTGATCGGCGTGGTGGCCCTGTGGCACACCCGCCGGATCCGGTGGGTCGTCAGGAAGTAG
- a CDS encoding CU044_5270 family protein — MSEPTAPHVPALSATHRQTLRHHLMSEIGRPLRRPRRILVLAPAAGVLTAVVAAGVITQPWASDSAPVIVAVAPGEQAGATLLLNRMADAAVDKPGPTSGDGEYVYIRSRGAYAEVGDGPARLQPVRERELWIPRNEPGEGLLREPRFDVPLAEVVPRQSRLDEVTPNAALVDLPPDPDALLAKLYREREQRGRGNSRDGAAFTAIGDVLRESLVPPATSAALYRAAAKIPGVEVVRGVTDAAGRRGIAVGHTELDKRDEWIFDERTFEYLGERSYLVADTADGPAGTVLGTTAVLQRAVVSTLGERPQR, encoded by the coding sequence ATGAGCGAGCCCACCGCCCCCCACGTGCCGGCCCTGTCGGCGACCCACCGGCAGACGCTGCGACACCACCTGATGAGCGAGATCGGTCGGCCGCTCCGGCGGCCGAGGCGGATCCTGGTGCTCGCGCCGGCGGCGGGCGTGCTGACCGCCGTGGTCGCGGCCGGCGTGATCACCCAGCCGTGGGCGTCGGACAGCGCGCCGGTGATCGTGGCGGTCGCGCCGGGAGAACAGGCCGGCGCGACACTGCTGCTGAACCGGATGGCCGACGCCGCCGTCGACAAGCCGGGCCCGACGTCCGGCGACGGCGAGTACGTCTACATCCGCAGCCGGGGTGCCTACGCCGAGGTGGGCGACGGGCCGGCCCGACTGCAACCGGTACGCGAACGGGAGCTCTGGATCCCACGGAACGAGCCGGGCGAGGGCCTGCTGCGGGAGCCGCGTTTCGACGTACCCCTCGCGGAGGTGGTCCCCCGACAGTCGCGACTCGACGAGGTGACGCCGAACGCGGCGCTGGTCGATCTGCCCCCCGATCCGGACGCGTTGCTGGCGAAGCTGTACCGGGAGCGGGAGCAACGGGGTAGGGGTAACAGCCGCGACGGCGCGGCGTTCACCGCGATCGGCGACGTCCTGCGTGAGTCGCTGGTGCCGCCTGCGACGAGCGCGGCGCTCTACCGGGCGGCGGCGAAGATCCCGGGGGTCGAGGTGGTCCGTGGGGTCACCGACGCGGCCGGCCGGCGGGGCATCGCTGTCGGGCACACCGAGCTCGACAAACGCGACGAGTGGATTTTCGACGAGCGGACGTTCGAGTACCTCGGCGAACGCAGTTACCTCGTGGCGGACACTGCCGACGGGCCCGCCGGCACGGTGTTGGGAACGACGGCGGTGCTGCAACGGGCCGTCGTGTCCACCCTCGGGGAGCGCCCGCAGCGGTAG
- a CDS encoding MFS transporter produces MVARRSLGRRFGWLWAAYAVSAYGSGFGFGALPLIAVLVVDASPAQVSALAAVGPAVGALVAVPLGPWVEFHRKRPVLIAMDLIRFAALLTIPVAYALGRVSFAQLVVVSAVVATARIAFGAASGAYLKVLVRPDDLLSANARFESTTWSAIALGPPLGGAAVGVFGPVTSIGADALSYLLSALGITAIRGREERPERGGGRQGRAGAVLDGWRHLFTHRGLRALYLNQLLVNGLIMATEPLLAVLLLGDLGFPPWQYGLAFAVPCLGGLVGSRLARRVVTRYGQHRILRTVGTVRAVWLIGLAFVQPGVAGLATVIAVEFAIILSMSLYNPVLATYRLEQTPRDRTVRTLTAWSIGSSAAIAVLSALGGLLADATSPRTAIAVAGLLILASPLLLPRRPAVDPVSDGAVVTSVSS; encoded by the coding sequence GTGGTCGCGAGACGGTCCCTCGGGCGGCGGTTCGGCTGGTTGTGGGCGGCGTACGCGGTCAGCGCGTACGGTTCCGGGTTCGGTTTCGGCGCTCTGCCGTTGATCGCCGTGCTGGTGGTGGACGCCAGCCCCGCCCAGGTGTCCGCGTTGGCCGCGGTGGGCCCGGCGGTGGGCGCGCTGGTCGCGGTGCCGCTCGGGCCGTGGGTGGAGTTCCACCGCAAGCGGCCGGTGCTGATCGCGATGGACCTCATCCGGTTCGCCGCCCTGCTGACGATCCCCGTCGCGTACGCCCTCGGCCGGGTCAGCTTCGCCCAGTTGGTGGTCGTCTCGGCCGTCGTCGCCACCGCCAGGATCGCCTTCGGGGCGGCCAGTGGCGCCTACCTCAAGGTCCTCGTCCGGCCGGACGACCTGCTCTCGGCCAACGCGCGGTTCGAGTCGACGACGTGGAGCGCCATCGCGCTCGGGCCGCCGCTGGGCGGCGCGGCGGTCGGTGTGTTCGGGCCGGTCACCAGCATCGGCGCGGACGCGCTCAGCTATCTGCTGTCCGCACTGGGGATCACGGCGATCCGGGGTCGGGAGGAACGTCCGGAGCGCGGCGGCGGCCGCCAGGGCCGGGCCGGTGCGGTGCTGGACGGTTGGCGGCACCTGTTCACCCACCGAGGTCTGCGGGCGCTCTACCTCAACCAGCTGCTCGTCAACGGGCTGATCATGGCCACCGAGCCGCTGCTGGCCGTCCTCCTGCTCGGTGACCTCGGATTCCCGCCCTGGCAGTACGGTCTCGCCTTCGCCGTGCCCTGCCTCGGCGGACTCGTCGGGTCACGCCTGGCCCGTCGGGTCGTGACGCGCTACGGGCAGCACCGGATCCTGCGTACCGTCGGGACGGTGCGCGCGGTCTGGCTGATCGGCCTGGCGTTCGTCCAGCCCGGCGTCGCCGGACTCGCGACGGTGATCGCCGTCGAGTTCGCGATCATCCTCAGCATGAGCCTGTACAACCCGGTTCTCGCCACGTACCGGCTGGAGCAGACGCCCCGGGATCGCACCGTCCGTACGCTCACCGCCTGGTCGATCGGCAGCAGCGCCGCCATCGCCGTCCTCAGCGCCCTCGGCGGACTGCTCGCCGACGCCACGAGTCCTCGCACGGCCATCGCGGTGGCGGGACTGCTGATCCTCGCCAGCCCGCTGTTGCTTCCCCGCCGCCCGGCCGTCGACCCGGTGTCCGATGGTGCGGTGGTGACCTCGGTGTCGTCGTGA
- a CDS encoding ABC transporter ATP-binding protein: MSGPVLRLRAVERTYQAGDVTFHALAGVDLDVRAGELVAVMGPSGSGKSTLLAIAGGLDTPTSGSIEVEGVDLGGLDETAVAHLRRDRIGYVFQDYNLVTDLTAAENVALPLELAGGGGRAARRAAVVALDEVGLADAADRFPDQLSGGQQQRVAIARALVGERRLVLADEPTGALDSQTSMAVLTVLRARIDAGASGVLVTHEARYAGWADRTIFLRDGRLVDATSERDDPQHLLSQPS, translated from the coding sequence ATGAGCGGCCCGGTGCTGCGGCTCCGGGCAGTGGAGCGTACGTACCAGGCGGGTGATGTGACGTTCCACGCGTTGGCCGGCGTCGACCTGGACGTGCGGGCCGGCGAACTCGTCGCGGTGATGGGACCGTCAGGGTCCGGAAAGTCGACACTGCTCGCCATCGCCGGTGGCCTGGATACGCCTACCTCCGGGTCGATTGAGGTCGAGGGCGTGGATCTCGGTGGTCTCGACGAGACAGCGGTGGCTCATCTGCGCAGAGACCGGATCGGGTACGTGTTCCAGGACTACAACCTGGTGACCGACCTGACCGCGGCGGAGAACGTAGCCCTGCCCCTGGAGCTGGCGGGCGGCGGAGGGCGGGCGGCGCGCAGGGCGGCGGTCGTCGCGCTGGATGAGGTTGGCCTCGCCGATGCGGCTGACCGGTTCCCCGATCAGCTTTCCGGTGGACAGCAGCAGCGGGTTGCCATCGCCCGTGCACTCGTGGGGGAGCGGCGGCTGGTGCTGGCCGACGAGCCGACTGGCGCCCTGGATTCGCAGACCAGCATGGCCGTGTTGACGGTTCTGCGGGCGCGGATCGACGCCGGGGCGTCCGGTGTATTGGTCACCCACGAGGCGAGGTACGCGGGCTGGGCCGACCGGACGATTTTCCTCAGGGACGGTCGCCTGGTCGATGCGACATCGGAGCGTGACGATCCCCAGCACCTGCTGAGCCAGCCGTCGTGA
- a CDS encoding PadR family transcriptional regulator → MQRTAVRWGLLALFADGPKYGYQLRTELEGRTGGSWAVNVGQIYTTLERLVRDGHVCAAGNNEDGRELFTITEQGRRSLDAWYMTPIADSDRPRSELAIKLAMAIGDPSVDITLVVQKQRTESMRQMRDYTDLRRHADDGEDVTWPLLLDHLIFALESEIRWLDHTEATVLRPQRHRSAAGPASATPQRFVSERVHG, encoded by the coding sequence ATGCAGCGGACTGCGGTGCGATGGGGACTGTTGGCCCTCTTCGCCGATGGCCCCAAGTACGGATACCAGCTCCGAACGGAACTCGAGGGACGCACCGGCGGCAGTTGGGCGGTGAACGTCGGGCAGATCTACACCACACTGGAGCGTCTTGTTCGGGACGGACACGTGTGCGCGGCCGGCAACAACGAGGACGGGCGAGAGTTGTTCACCATCACCGAGCAGGGGCGAAGGTCCCTGGACGCCTGGTACATGACGCCGATCGCCGACTCGGACCGTCCGCGCAGCGAGTTGGCGATCAAGCTCGCGATGGCGATCGGGGATCCCAGCGTGGACATCACCCTCGTGGTGCAGAAGCAGCGGACGGAGTCGATGCGGCAGATGCGTGACTACACCGACCTTCGTCGGCACGCCGACGACGGTGAGGATGTGACCTGGCCGCTGCTGTTGGATCACCTGATCTTCGCGTTGGAGAGTGAGATCCGGTGGCTTGATCACACGGAGGCGACGGTGCTCCGGCCTCAGCGACATCGGTCTGCGGCCGGTCCGGCCTCGGCCACCCCTCAGCGGTTCGTGTCTGAGCGGGTGCACGGATGA
- a CDS encoding RNA polymerase sigma factor: MRSRIRAGDTEAFGELFDGHADAVRRHAVWSGSDPSLADDVVSLTFLEAWRIRESLRPDGDSLRPWLLGIATNVLRNRRRAARRHREALRRLPARDTVPDFADEVVGRMHDADQVAAAVAALRALRRADREVFLLCVWSQLDYAAAAEALGVPVGTVRSRLSRARTRLRALAEQEMARTRKIPVEQGEYR; the protein is encoded by the coding sequence ATGCGGAGCCGAATCCGCGCGGGAGACACCGAGGCGTTCGGGGAGCTCTTCGACGGGCACGCCGACGCGGTCCGTCGGCATGCGGTGTGGAGTGGCAGTGACCCGTCGCTCGCCGACGACGTGGTGTCGCTGACCTTCCTGGAGGCGTGGCGGATCCGTGAGTCGCTGCGCCCGGACGGCGACAGTCTCCGGCCGTGGCTGCTGGGCATCGCCACCAACGTGCTGCGCAACCGGCGGCGGGCGGCGCGGCGGCACCGGGAGGCGCTGCGGCGGCTGCCGGCACGCGACACGGTCCCCGACTTCGCCGACGAGGTGGTCGGTCGGATGCACGACGCCGACCAGGTGGCCGCCGCCGTGGCGGCGCTGCGGGCACTGCGCCGGGCGGACCGGGAGGTGTTCCTGCTGTGCGTGTGGTCGCAACTGGACTACGCGGCGGCCGCCGAGGCGCTGGGCGTACCCGTCGGGACGGTGCGATCACGGCTGTCCCGGGCCCGGACCCGGCTGCGGGCGCTGGCCGAGCAGGAGATGGCACGTACCCGAAAGATCCCCGTCGAGCAGGGAGAGTACCGATGA
- a CDS encoding LysR family transcriptional regulator has protein sequence MDLDAVRTFVAAADAGQFQDAAAALAITQQAVSKRIAALEKDLGVRLFNRTPRGVHLTIDGQTFLPHARELIRVAARADASVRPGRRALRVDVHSRRIASAVVLQDFHRAHPRVELDVVTLDADVHAAAAAVEAGAVDASFHAVPVPARHLPDAIRVARVIDEHHEILVGPRHALANAGVVTPADLAAHRIWMPGMAPGSEWADYYDELAAAFGLTIDLVGPVFGNEALLAEIADSPHLATLAGERTRYLWPDSYDLRRIPVRGPAPIYPLSLIWRADNRHPALGALREHLDSGQTRTRLPDAEVWLPTWGDTVVPPHPSKGRGGTT, from the coding sequence GTGGATCTCGACGCCGTGCGCACCTTCGTCGCCGCCGCCGACGCCGGCCAGTTCCAGGACGCCGCCGCCGCGCTCGCGATCACCCAGCAGGCCGTGTCCAAGCGCATCGCCGCCCTGGAGAAGGACCTCGGGGTACGCCTGTTCAACCGCACGCCGCGCGGCGTCCACCTCACCATCGACGGTCAGACGTTCCTGCCCCACGCCCGTGAACTGATCCGGGTCGCGGCGCGCGCCGACGCGTCAGTACGCCCCGGCCGGCGTGCCCTACGCGTCGACGTGCACAGCCGACGGATCGCGTCGGCAGTGGTGCTCCAGGACTTCCACCGCGCGCACCCACGCGTCGAGTTGGACGTGGTCACCCTCGACGCCGACGTGCACGCCGCGGCAGCCGCCGTCGAGGCCGGCGCGGTCGACGCGTCCTTCCACGCCGTGCCCGTGCCCGCGCGGCACCTGCCGGACGCGATCAGAGTCGCCCGTGTGATCGACGAGCACCACGAGATCCTCGTCGGGCCGCGCCACGCGCTCGCCAACGCCGGCGTGGTCACGCCCGCCGACCTCGCCGCGCACCGGATCTGGATGCCCGGCATGGCTCCCGGCAGCGAATGGGCCGACTACTACGACGAACTCGCCGCCGCGTTCGGCCTGACCATCGACCTCGTCGGCCCGGTCTTCGGCAACGAGGCCCTGTTGGCCGAGATCGCCGACTCCCCGCACCTGGCGACGTTGGCCGGTGAACGCACGCGGTACCTGTGGCCGGACAGCTACGACCTGCGCCGGATTCCCGTACGCGGGCCGGCGCCGATCTATCCCCTGTCCCTGATCTGGCGCGCCGACAACCGGCATCCCGCGCTCGGCGCGCTTCGCGAGCACCTCGACTCCGGGCAGACGCGGACGCGGTTACCCGACGCCGAGGTCTGGTTGCCGACCTGGGGAGACACGGTGGTCCCGCCGCACCCGTCGAAGGGGCGCGGCGGGACCACGTGA